A genomic window from Camelus ferus isolate YT-003-E chromosome 9, BCGSAC_Cfer_1.0, whole genome shotgun sequence includes:
- the LOC102508861 gene encoding protein FRG2 — MESGTEVLHPHSPSNGHPTDQPTFQQSSVEERASDAEEKIAEENGKTFSFQLDESQAERPGSEPKSDGEDNANKTEPDGGNSCIAPSGSHSNSHFTHRFRRQLQPGEEDQFQGQHLRENRAEGQGRSRRWVGLTGRLAVRYGAGGPWELMWQASHPRASSAGASPNKRSMTSEKKKQTASDAGLGSESGETRDARPRGPQGRRRGRSKRPRSGSPGDQPPPLRKSLVTSLRSMSEAIFQNIVQVYNQQGDSPPSWEELAQLRGRLCAAVQTFYAVADQAAYVFPAESWLVPAPLPGPWGPARDGGAGPCSEDAPPLP, encoded by the exons ATGGAATCGGGAACTGAAGTCCTACACCCTCACAGCCCCTCCAACGGACACCCCACTGACCAGCCCACCTTCCAACAGAGTTCCGTGGAAGAAAGGGCCTCAGATGCGGAGGAGAAAATAGCCGAAGAAAATGGCAAGACGTTCTCTTTCCAGTTAGATGAGAGCCAGGCTGAAAGGCCAG GGTCAGAGCCCAAGAGTGATGGGGAAGACAATGCCAACAAAACAGAGCCCGATGGTGGAAACAGCTGCATTGCTCCCTCAG GCAGTCACTCAAACTCTCACTTCACCCACAGATTCAGAAGGCAGCTCCAGCCCGGAGAGGAAGATCAATTCCAGGGACAGCACCTACGAGAGAACAG GGccgaggggcagggaaggagccGGAGATGGGTGGGGCTTACTGGAAGGCTCGCGGTGAGATACGGGGCTGGAGGTCCGTGGGAACTGATGTGGCAGGCCTCTCACCCACGTGCTTCATCCGCAGGGGCCTCTCCAAATAAGCGCAGTATGACTTCGGAGAAGAAGAAACAAACGGCCTCTGACGCTGGCCTCGGGAGCGAGAGTGGAGAGACCCGGGATGCCCGCCCCAGGGGACCCCAGGGGAGGCGCCGGGGGCGCAGCAAGCGACCCAGATCCGGGTCCCCAGGAGACCAGCCGCCTCCACTTCGGAAAAGCCTCGTGACCTCCCTGCGCTCTATGTCGGAGGCCATTTTTCAGAACATAGTTCAAGTGTACAACCAGCAGGGAGACTCACCGCCCAGCTGGGAGGAGCTGGCCCAGCTGCGTGGGCGCCTGTGCGCAGCGGTGCAGACTTTCTACGCCGTGGCCGACCAGGCGGCCTACGTGTTCCCTGCTGAGAGCTGGCTCGTCCCAGCCCCGCTGCCCGGGCCGTGGGGTCCTGCCAGGGATGGAGGAGCAGGTCCTTGCTCCGAGGACGCGCCCCCTCTTCCCTAG